One Procambarus clarkii isolate CNS0578487 chromosome 15, FALCON_Pclarkii_2.0, whole genome shotgun sequence DNA segment encodes these proteins:
- the LOC123759058 gene encoding uncharacterized protein isoform X4, with product MGRTLERSGQTQCVCVLVLTGVLVCCRASEITMVLVRNDTEVDCVVNWDEEYSKYCLAIRDKGQPLSGRAFRCFFNEELVYKCSSNRACKAQGTLEEKVAPDVANKGCSGLPFSDFHAGLQGTYRCELDNSPTAASLHVAFCTESSQTPTEVQPEEEKKEDTTVHYKYIYMTYGGLIVLFFVGLVIFMRNSQVQCTVRERHTLAEDNTSEVKSHLAADRDENDS from the exons ATGGGTCGGACACTGGAGAGGAGTGGACAAACACAGTGTGTTTGTGTCCTTGTTCTGACGG GTGTCTTAGTGTGTTGTCGTGCCAGCGAGATCACGATGGTGCTGGTGAGGAACGACACGGAGGTCGACTGTGTTGTGAATTGGGATGAAGAGTACTCCAAGTACTGCCTTGCCATCCGCGATAAGGGACAGCCGCTGAGTGGGAGAGCCTTCCGCTGCTTCTTCAATGAAGAATTAGTTTATAAATGTTCCTCAAACAGGGCATGTAAAG CTCAGGGGActctggaggagaaagttgccccTGACGTGGCCAATAAGGGCTGCTCAGGGCTGCCCTTTTCTGACTTCCACGCTGGTCTTCAGGGCACTTACAGGTGCGAGCTCGACAACAGCCCCACAGCCGCCTCCCTGCACGTGGCCTTCTGCACAG AAAGTTCGCAGACACCAACGGAAGTACAgccagaggaggagaagaaggaggacacAACAGTacactataaatatatatatatga CCTATGGAGGATTGATAGTGCTGTTCTTCGTAGGCCTTGTCATCTTCATGCGTAACTCACAAGTACAGTGTACTGTTCGCGAGAGGCACACACTGGCTGAGGACAACACGAGTGAAGTCAAGAGTCATCTGGCAGCAGATCGTGACGAGAATGATTCCTAA
- the LOC123759058 gene encoding uncharacterized protein isoform X1 yields MSYRPQSYWRSPFHWGLSALWRGRTCCLESPRSAEKMGRTLERSGQTQCVCVLVLTGVLVCCRASEITMVLVRNDTEVDCVVNWDEEYSKYCLAIRDKGQPLSGRAFRCFFNEELVYKCSSNRACKAQGTLEEKVAPDVANKGCSGLPFSDFHAGLQGTYRCELDNSPTAASLHVAFCTESSQTPTEVQPEEEKKEDTTVHYKYIYMTYGGLIVLFFVGLVIFMRNSQVQCTVRERHTLAEDNTSEVKSHLAADRDENDS; encoded by the exons ATGAGTTATCGtccccaatcgtattggcgttcgcCTTTCCATTGGGGACTTTCGGCGCTGTGGAGAgggaggacctgctgcctgg AGTCTCCGAGGAGCGCTGAGAAGATGGGTCGGACACTGGAGAGGAGTGGACAAACACAGTGTGTTTGTGTCCTTGTTCTGACGG GTGTCTTAGTGTGTTGTCGTGCCAGCGAGATCACGATGGTGCTGGTGAGGAACGACACGGAGGTCGACTGTGTTGTGAATTGGGATGAAGAGTACTCCAAGTACTGCCTTGCCATCCGCGATAAGGGACAGCCGCTGAGTGGGAGAGCCTTCCGCTGCTTCTTCAATGAAGAATTAGTTTATAAATGTTCCTCAAACAGGGCATGTAAAG CTCAGGGGActctggaggagaaagttgccccTGACGTGGCCAATAAGGGCTGCTCAGGGCTGCCCTTTTCTGACTTCCACGCTGGTCTTCAGGGCACTTACAGGTGCGAGCTCGACAACAGCCCCACAGCCGCCTCCCTGCACGTGGCCTTCTGCACAG AAAGTTCGCAGACACCAACGGAAGTACAgccagaggaggagaagaaggaggacacAACAGTacactataaatatatatatatga CCTATGGAGGATTGATAGTGCTGTTCTTCGTAGGCCTTGTCATCTTCATGCGTAACTCACAAGTACAGTGTACTGTTCGCGAGAGGCACACACTGGCTGAGGACAACACGAGTGAAGTCAAGAGTCATCTGGCAGCAGATCGTGACGAGAATGATTCCTAA
- the LOC123759058 gene encoding uncharacterized protein isoform X3 has translation MYSESPRSAEKMGRTLERSGQTQCVCVLVLTGVLVCCRASEITMVLVRNDTEVDCVVNWDEEYSKYCLAIRDKGQPLSGRAFRCFFNEELVYKCSSNRACKAQGTLEEKVAPDVANKGCSGLPFSDFHAGLQGTYRCELDNSPTAASLHVAFCTESSQTPTEVQPEEEKKEDTTVHYKYIYMTYGGLIVLFFVGLVIFMRNSQVQCTVRERHTLAEDNTSEVKSHLAADRDENDS, from the exons ATGTACTCAG AGTCTCCGAGGAGCGCTGAGAAGATGGGTCGGACACTGGAGAGGAGTGGACAAACACAGTGTGTTTGTGTCCTTGTTCTGACGG GTGTCTTAGTGTGTTGTCGTGCCAGCGAGATCACGATGGTGCTGGTGAGGAACGACACGGAGGTCGACTGTGTTGTGAATTGGGATGAAGAGTACTCCAAGTACTGCCTTGCCATCCGCGATAAGGGACAGCCGCTGAGTGGGAGAGCCTTCCGCTGCTTCTTCAATGAAGAATTAGTTTATAAATGTTCCTCAAACAGGGCATGTAAAG CTCAGGGGActctggaggagaaagttgccccTGACGTGGCCAATAAGGGCTGCTCAGGGCTGCCCTTTTCTGACTTCCACGCTGGTCTTCAGGGCACTTACAGGTGCGAGCTCGACAACAGCCCCACAGCCGCCTCCCTGCACGTGGCCTTCTGCACAG AAAGTTCGCAGACACCAACGGAAGTACAgccagaggaggagaagaaggaggacacAACAGTacactataaatatatatatatga CCTATGGAGGATTGATAGTGCTGTTCTTCGTAGGCCTTGTCATCTTCATGCGTAACTCACAAGTACAGTGTACTGTTCGCGAGAGGCACACACTGGCTGAGGACAACACGAGTGAAGTCAAGAGTCATCTGGCAGCAGATCGTGACGAGAATGATTCCTAA
- the LOC123759058 gene encoding uncharacterized protein isoform X2, whose product MKYPSESPRSAEKMGRTLERSGQTQCVCVLVLTGVLVCCRASEITMVLVRNDTEVDCVVNWDEEYSKYCLAIRDKGQPLSGRAFRCFFNEELVYKCSSNRACKAQGTLEEKVAPDVANKGCSGLPFSDFHAGLQGTYRCELDNSPTAASLHVAFCTESSQTPTEVQPEEEKKEDTTVHYKYIYMTYGGLIVLFFVGLVIFMRNSQVQCTVRERHTLAEDNTSEVKSHLAADRDENDS is encoded by the exons ATGAAATATCCGTCAGAGTCTCCGAGGAGCGCTGAGAAGATGGGTCGGACACTGGAGAGGAGTGGACAAACACAGTGTGTTTGTGTCCTTGTTCTGACGG GTGTCTTAGTGTGTTGTCGTGCCAGCGAGATCACGATGGTGCTGGTGAGGAACGACACGGAGGTCGACTGTGTTGTGAATTGGGATGAAGAGTACTCCAAGTACTGCCTTGCCATCCGCGATAAGGGACAGCCGCTGAGTGGGAGAGCCTTCCGCTGCTTCTTCAATGAAGAATTAGTTTATAAATGTTCCTCAAACAGGGCATGTAAAG CTCAGGGGActctggaggagaaagttgccccTGACGTGGCCAATAAGGGCTGCTCAGGGCTGCCCTTTTCTGACTTCCACGCTGGTCTTCAGGGCACTTACAGGTGCGAGCTCGACAACAGCCCCACAGCCGCCTCCCTGCACGTGGCCTTCTGCACAG AAAGTTCGCAGACACCAACGGAAGTACAgccagaggaggagaagaaggaggacacAACAGTacactataaatatatatatatga CCTATGGAGGATTGATAGTGCTGTTCTTCGTAGGCCTTGTCATCTTCATGCGTAACTCACAAGTACAGTGTACTGTTCGCGAGAGGCACACACTGGCTGAGGACAACACGAGTGAAGTCAAGAGTCATCTGGCAGCAGATCGTGACGAGAATGATTCCTAA
- the LOC123759058 gene encoding uncharacterized protein isoform X5, translating into MVLVRNDTEVDCVVNWDEEYSKYCLAIRDKGQPLSGRAFRCFFNEELVYKCSSNRACKAQGTLEEKVAPDVANKGCSGLPFSDFHAGLQGTYRCELDNSPTAASLHVAFCTESSQTPTEVQPEEEKKEDTTVHYKYIYMTYGGLIVLFFVGLVIFMRNSQVQCTVRERHTLAEDNTSEVKSHLAADRDENDS; encoded by the exons ATGGTGCTGGTGAGGAACGACACGGAGGTCGACTGTGTTGTGAATTGGGATGAAGAGTACTCCAAGTACTGCCTTGCCATCCGCGATAAGGGACAGCCGCTGAGTGGGAGAGCCTTCCGCTGCTTCTTCAATGAAGAATTAGTTTATAAATGTTCCTCAAACAGGGCATGTAAAG CTCAGGGGActctggaggagaaagttgccccTGACGTGGCCAATAAGGGCTGCTCAGGGCTGCCCTTTTCTGACTTCCACGCTGGTCTTCAGGGCACTTACAGGTGCGAGCTCGACAACAGCCCCACAGCCGCCTCCCTGCACGTGGCCTTCTGCACAG AAAGTTCGCAGACACCAACGGAAGTACAgccagaggaggagaagaaggaggacacAACAGTacactataaatatatatatatga CCTATGGAGGATTGATAGTGCTGTTCTTCGTAGGCCTTGTCATCTTCATGCGTAACTCACAAGTACAGTGTACTGTTCGCGAGAGGCACACACTGGCTGAGGACAACACGAGTGAAGTCAAGAGTCATCTGGCAGCAGATCGTGACGAGAATGATTCCTAA